Proteins encoded in a region of the Streptomyces sp. NBC_01298 genome:
- a CDS encoding sensor histidine kinase — protein MTTTLLPPTPPGPEGASFRHELYPYRGDEEFLSGTLAFIHEALDGGEAVVVAVPSDKTSLLRDELGGEAAVTFVDTTTAGPNPGRLVAAWASWMKERGEGNRPVRGIGETAWRQARNPAHLGELRYHEWLLNRAFARSSTWSMLCPYDDAGQDPEALAAMSRCHPLIRQGGQHTTNDGYLADVDYPFEVLAAPCDPFQELSYTRGDLATIRAKVSQCASDAGVPEDRLAQLAVAVTEIATNSIRHGGGHGTLRTWTQGATFLCEFRDDGHISDVMAGRTRPTEGQIGGRGLWLAHQLCDLVEIRSTHDQGTTVRLHMDTDR, from the coding sequence ATGACCACGACGCTGCTGCCTCCGACTCCGCCTGGCCCGGAAGGAGCCTCCTTCCGGCACGAGCTCTACCCCTACCGCGGCGACGAGGAATTCCTCTCAGGGACGCTGGCCTTCATCCACGAAGCCCTGGACGGCGGTGAGGCAGTGGTCGTCGCAGTCCCTTCCGACAAGACGTCGCTCCTGCGCGACGAGCTCGGGGGTGAGGCCGCCGTCACCTTCGTCGACACGACCACGGCCGGACCCAACCCCGGCCGGCTCGTCGCCGCCTGGGCGTCCTGGATGAAGGAACGCGGCGAGGGGAACCGCCCCGTGCGGGGCATCGGAGAGACCGCCTGGCGCCAGGCCCGCAACCCCGCGCACCTCGGGGAGCTGCGCTATCACGAATGGCTGCTGAACCGGGCTTTCGCGCGCAGCTCCACCTGGTCGATGCTGTGTCCCTACGACGACGCCGGCCAGGACCCGGAGGCCCTGGCCGCCATGTCCCGCTGCCATCCACTGATCCGACAGGGCGGGCAGCACACGACCAACGACGGCTACCTCGCCGACGTGGACTACCCGTTCGAGGTCCTGGCCGCTCCCTGCGATCCGTTCCAGGAGCTGAGTTACACGCGCGGCGACCTGGCCACGATTCGCGCCAAGGTCTCTCAATGCGCCTCCGATGCCGGCGTGCCCGAGGACAGGCTGGCTCAACTCGCGGTCGCCGTCACGGAGATCGCGACGAACAGCATCCGCCACGGCGGGGGACACGGAACTCTGCGCACCTGGACCCAGGGCGCCACGTTCCTCTGCGAGTTCCGCGACGACGGCCACATCAGCGACGTCATGGCCGGACGTACCCGTCCAACCGAAGGCCAGATCGGTGGCCGCGGGCTTTGGCTGGCCCACCAGCTCTGCGACCTCGTCGAGATCCGCTCCACCCACGACCAGGGCACGACCGTCCGCCTCCACATGGACACAGATCGGTAG